From a region of the Nocardioides ginsengisegetis genome:
- a CDS encoding amidohydrolase family protein, which yields MAERDEGTLGMLMDDLILVSVDDHVVEPPDMFKNHTPAKWRDQMPKSIKGPAGNDVWVFEGNQIPNIGLNAVAGRPPEDYNMDVTSYDQIRRGTYDIHQRVRDMNVNGVLGSMCFPSFPQFTGQLFSRTQDKELGLAALRAYNDWHIDEWCGSYPGRFIPLALPPIWDPELMAAEVRRIAAKGVHAITFSEDPTRLKYPSLHSEHWDPFYKACVENNVVICLHIGSSSYIPTYEDAPFDVTITMTPMNLFETAANLIWSPVLKRFPTIQFALSEGGIGWLPYFLERIDYVYERHRFWTHQDFGDELPSQRARKHFTFCFIDDKYGIEARKHIGVDNITWECDYPHSDSAWPTAPEAVMKHFDDSVTDSEINKMTHLNAMRIFNYDPFKHIPRDQATVGALRASASDVTTSGIY from the coding sequence ATGGCAGAGCGTGACGAAGGGACCCTGGGCATGCTGATGGACGACCTGATCCTGGTGAGCGTCGACGATCATGTCGTCGAGCCGCCGGACATGTTCAAGAACCACACGCCGGCGAAGTGGCGCGACCAGATGCCGAAGAGCATCAAGGGGCCCGCCGGCAACGACGTCTGGGTCTTCGAGGGCAACCAGATCCCCAACATCGGGCTCAACGCCGTCGCCGGCCGTCCGCCCGAGGACTACAACATGGACGTCACGTCCTACGACCAGATCCGGCGCGGGACCTACGACATCCACCAGCGGGTCCGCGACATGAACGTCAACGGCGTGCTCGGGTCGATGTGCTTCCCCTCGTTCCCGCAGTTCACCGGTCAGCTCTTCTCCCGGACACAAGACAAGGAACTCGGACTCGCCGCGCTACGGGCCTACAACGACTGGCACATCGACGAGTGGTGCGGCAGCTACCCCGGACGATTCATCCCGCTCGCGCTCCCGCCGATCTGGGACCCCGAGCTGATGGCCGCCGAAGTACGTCGCATCGCCGCCAAGGGCGTGCACGCGATCACGTTCAGCGAGGACCCCACCCGGCTCAAGTACCCGTCGCTGCACTCCGAGCACTGGGACCCATTCTACAAGGCCTGTGTCGAGAACAACGTGGTCATCTGCTTGCACATCGGCTCGTCGTCGTACATCCCGACCTACGAGGACGCCCCCTTCGACGTGACCATCACGATGACCCCGATGAATCTCTTCGAGACCGCCGCGAACCTGATCTGGTCTCCGGTGCTCAAGCGGTTCCCGACGATCCAGTTCGCATTGTCCGAAGGGGGCATCGGCTGGCTCCCGTACTTCCTCGAGCGCATCGACTACGTCTACGAGCGGCACCGCTTCTGGACCCACCAGGACTTCGGCGACGAGCTGCCCAGCCAGCGCGCCCGCAAGCACTTCACGTTCTGCTTCATCGACGACAAGTACGGCATCGAGGCCCGCAAGCACATCGGAGTCGACAACATCACCTGGGAGTGCGACTACCCGCATTCCGACTCCGCCTGGCCGACCGCACCCGAAGCCGTGATGAAGCACTTCGACGACTCGGTCACCGACAGCGAGATCAACAAGATGACGCACCTCAATGCGATGCGCATCTTCAACTACGACCCGTTCAAGCACATTCCGCGGGATCAGGCAACGGTGGGCGCGCTGCGCGCCTCGGCCAGCGACGTCACCACCTCCGGCATCTACTGA
- a CDS encoding acyl-CoA thioesterase — translation MTENTRKDPWGTTADLVSLVDVQPDESGAWVGQARPGGHRGIVEGSQLLAQAIVAGMRLTGGRRVVHASLALPRPADNAEPVPILVEEIAGGRSFSTLGIRAVQHGRTCAAGTMLLDATAADLIRHSEDAAELGGPEAATPYDMAVTGRELRIVDNAYTFDPAAPVGPPRLDVWLRMQDIPDDRALHAGLLAHFTGHMSIAAALRPHAGIGQAQAHVSISTAINAITISLHDDVDVGEWLLYRHLSTFAGNGMTHSECRVHRQDGRLVASFTVEAMVRAFIDLALADARTGL, via the coding sequence ATGACCGAGAACACTCGGAAGGACCCCTGGGGGACCACTGCCGATCTGGTTTCCCTTGTGGACGTCCAGCCCGATGAATCGGGCGCCTGGGTCGGGCAGGCCCGGCCCGGTGGTCACCGCGGGATCGTCGAGGGCAGCCAGCTGCTCGCTCAGGCGATCGTCGCGGGCATGCGGCTCACCGGTGGTCGCCGCGTTGTCCACGCTTCGCTGGCCCTGCCGCGCCCCGCCGACAACGCCGAGCCGGTGCCCATCCTCGTCGAGGAGATCGCCGGGGGGCGCTCGTTCTCGACGCTCGGCATCCGAGCGGTCCAGCACGGTCGGACCTGCGCTGCGGGGACCATGCTTCTGGACGCGACTGCCGCGGACCTGATCAGGCACAGCGAGGATGCCGCCGAGCTCGGCGGCCCGGAGGCTGCGACGCCATACGACATGGCGGTCACTGGGCGTGAGCTGAGGATCGTCGACAATGCCTACACCTTCGACCCCGCAGCCCCGGTCGGGCCTCCCCGGCTCGATGTCTGGTTGCGGATGCAGGACATCCCCGACGACCGGGCCCTGCACGCTGGCCTGCTGGCCCACTTCACCGGCCACATGTCGATCGCGGCAGCGCTGCGACCTCACGCCGGGATCGGCCAGGCGCAAGCGCACGTTTCGATCTCGACCGCCATCAACGCGATCACGATCTCGCTGCACGACGACGTCGACGTCGGCGAGTGGCTGCTCTACCGCCACCTCTCGACCTTCGCCGGCAACGGGATGACGCACTCCGAATGCCGGGTCCACCGCCAGGACGGGAGACTGGTGGCATCGTTCACGGTGGAAGCGATGGTCCGCGCCTTCATCGACCTGGCGCTTGCGGACGCCCGGACCGGTTTGTGA
- a CDS encoding acetyl-CoA C-acetyltransferase has translation MPEAVICSPLRTAVGRYGGVLKDVSAASLGATVLTALVARTGLDPERIDDVVLGHCYPSSEAPAIGRVAALDAGFPIAVPGIQIDRRCGSGLQAVIYAAAMVESGQAQSVIAGGVESMSQVPYYSTTMRWGARGGEVPFHDGLARGRVSAGGHRYPVPGGMLETAENLRRDYGITREEQDEYSARSHARALAAQKNGLFDDEIVPVQIRGGTGDRSVVLDEHPRPGTTAESLAALRPVMARTDPDATVTAGNSSGQNDGAAACLVTTRANAEELGLRPLLRLVSSAVAGVPPKTMGIGPVPSTKLALERAGLTMADMDLIELNEAFAAQVLACTREWGFTAADFERLNVNGSGISLGHPVGATGVRILATLARELGRREARYGLETLCIGGGQGITAVFERLA, from the coding sequence GTGCCGGAAGCGGTCATCTGTTCACCCCTGCGGACTGCTGTCGGCAGGTACGGCGGCGTGCTCAAGGACGTCTCAGCGGCCTCGCTCGGCGCGACGGTGCTTACCGCGCTCGTCGCCCGCACCGGTCTCGACCCCGAGCGGATCGACGACGTCGTCCTCGGCCACTGCTATCCCTCGTCCGAGGCCCCGGCGATCGGGCGCGTGGCCGCACTGGACGCCGGCTTCCCGATCGCCGTCCCCGGCATCCAGATCGACCGCAGGTGTGGCTCCGGCCTCCAGGCGGTCATCTACGCCGCGGCGATGGTCGAGTCGGGACAGGCCCAATCGGTCATCGCCGGCGGGGTGGAATCGATGAGCCAGGTTCCCTACTACTCCACCACGATGCGCTGGGGTGCGCGCGGCGGCGAGGTCCCGTTCCACGACGGGCTGGCCCGCGGCCGCGTGAGTGCCGGCGGCCATCGGTACCCGGTCCCGGGCGGCATGCTGGAGACGGCGGAGAACCTCCGCCGCGACTACGGCATCACGCGCGAGGAGCAGGACGAGTACTCGGCTCGCTCGCACGCGCGGGCTCTCGCGGCGCAGAAGAACGGCCTCTTCGACGACGAGATCGTGCCCGTCCAGATCCGAGGTGGCACGGGCGACCGGAGCGTCGTGCTCGACGAGCACCCGCGGCCCGGAACCACCGCCGAGTCCCTGGCGGCGCTTCGACCCGTGATGGCCCGGACGGACCCAGACGCGACCGTGACGGCTGGCAACTCAAGCGGCCAGAACGACGGTGCCGCCGCGTGCCTGGTGACCACCCGGGCAAACGCCGAAGAACTCGGTCTGCGGCCACTGCTTCGGCTGGTCTCCTCGGCGGTCGCCGGGGTGCCACCGAAGACGATGGGCATCGGGCCGGTGCCCTCGACGAAGCTCGCGCTCGAACGGGCCGGGCTCACGATGGCCGACATGGACCTCATCGAGCTCAACGAGGCCTTCGCCGCCCAGGTGCTGGCCTGCACCCGAGAGTGGGGCTTCACCGCCGCCGACTTCGAGCGCCTCAACGTCAACGGCTCCGGGATCTCGCTGGGCCACCCGGTCGGAGCGACCGGCGTGCGCATCCTGGCGACCCTGGCCCGCGAGCTGGGCCGCCGCGAGGCGCGCTACGGGCTCGAGACGCTCTGCATCGGTGGGGGACAGGGCATCACGGCGGTCTTCGAACGGCTCGCGTGA
- a CDS encoding CaiB/BaiF CoA transferase family protein produces MAEVSQESGPNAPLAGVLVVAFEQAVSAPYCTRLLGDLGARVLKVEAPNIGDFTRDYDDAVRGLGAHFAWLNRNKESLALDMKSAEGPEVVARLIARADVVVQNFSPGAAARLGIDAASVHAANPAAVAVDISGYGTGGPLAHRRAYDLLVQAEAGSCAITGEPGRPAKPGIPIADAGTGLHAAIAVLAALHDRHRTGRGAAIEIGMFDVVADLVGWALNYTAHTGTEREPNGMSSPMVSPYGAYPTRDGATVVLGTTNDAEWRRLALELLERPDLANDPAYASNEQRCAARPRIDAVIAGWTADRDLGDVLAGADAARIGCATVNSIGDVLTHPQLSERGRWVPVGSPVGEIASLAAVPTSPSWRLPLGAIPVVGEHTAAILNELINEGA; encoded by the coding sequence ATGGCTGAGGTGAGCCAGGAGTCCGGACCGAACGCTCCCCTGGCCGGGGTGCTCGTGGTGGCTTTCGAGCAGGCAGTGTCGGCGCCGTACTGCACCCGGCTGCTCGGAGATCTCGGCGCCCGGGTCCTCAAGGTCGAGGCGCCGAACATCGGTGACTTCACGCGCGACTACGACGACGCTGTCCGCGGCCTCGGCGCCCACTTCGCCTGGCTGAACCGGAACAAGGAGTCGCTCGCTCTCGACATGAAGTCGGCCGAGGGGCCGGAGGTCGTCGCGCGGCTGATCGCCCGGGCCGACGTGGTCGTCCAGAACTTCTCGCCCGGTGCCGCAGCCCGGCTCGGTATCGATGCCGCCAGCGTGCACGCCGCCAACCCCGCGGCGGTCGCTGTCGACATCTCCGGCTACGGGACCGGTGGGCCGCTGGCGCACCGGCGCGCCTACGACCTGCTCGTGCAGGCCGAGGCCGGATCCTGCGCGATCACCGGCGAGCCCGGCCGCCCGGCCAAACCCGGGATCCCGATCGCGGACGCCGGCACCGGTCTGCATGCGGCGATTGCCGTCCTGGCCGCCCTCCACGACCGGCATCGGACCGGGCGCGGCGCGGCGATCGAGATCGGCATGTTCGACGTCGTCGCCGACCTGGTCGGCTGGGCGCTGAACTACACCGCGCACACCGGGACCGAGCGCGAGCCGAACGGGATGAGCTCGCCGATGGTCTCGCCGTACGGCGCCTACCCGACCCGCGACGGAGCCACCGTGGTGCTCGGGACGACGAACGACGCCGAGTGGCGGCGGCTCGCGCTCGAGCTGCTCGAGCGCCCCGACCTGGCGAACGACCCGGCGTACGCGAGCAACGAGCAGCGCTGCGCGGCCCGCCCTCGGATCGATGCCGTGATCGCCGGCTGGACCGCGGACCGCGACCTGGGCGACGTACTGGCTGGTGCCGACGCGGCCCGGATCGGCTGCGCCACCGTCAACTCGATCGGCGACGTGCTGACCCACCCGCAGCTGTCCGAACGCGGCCGCTGGGTTCCGGTCGGCTCCCCGGTGGGGGAGATCGCCTCGCTCGCCGCCGTCCCCACCAGTCCGTCGTGGCGGCTGCCTCTCGGTGCCATCCCGGTCGTGGGCGAGCACACCGCGGCCATCCTGAACGAGCTCATCAACGAAGGAGCCTGA